In Lysobacter firmicutimachus, one genomic interval encodes:
- the rplT gene encoding 50S ribosomal protein L20: MARVKRGVTARRRHKKILKQAKGYYNARRKVFRVAKQAVTKALQYAYIGRKQKKRNFRSLWITRINAAARINGLSYSRFINGLLKAGITLDRKVLADIAVHDAKGFAALAEKAKSALAA; encoded by the coding sequence ATGGCACGAGTTAAGCGTGGTGTTACGGCGCGTCGCCGTCACAAGAAAATCCTGAAGCAGGCCAAGGGCTACTACAACGCCCGCCGCAAGGTCTTCCGCGTCGCCAAGCAGGCGGTGACGAAGGCCCTGCAGTACGCCTACATCGGTCGTAAGCAGAAGAAGCGCAATTTCCGTTCGCTGTGGATCACCCGCATCAACGCGGCGGCCCGCATCAACGGCCTGAGCTACAGCCGTTTCATCAACGGCCTGCTGAAGGCCGGCATCACCCTCGACCGTAAGGTGCTGGCGGACATCGCCGTGCACGACGCGAAGGGTTTTGCGGCGCTGGCGGAAAAGGCGAAGAGCGCGCTCGCGGCTTAA
- a CDS encoding ABC transporter ATP-binding protein/permease, with product MSDAAPSSAAPTASGSALAVLRRLLPTLWHYRGRVLLGLALVLGTKLALVGLPLLLKQLIDALGQQPTALTVPAALLMAYGALRLASSLLQELRTIVFARVLARSSREVGLRVFAHLHALSLRFHLDRRTGAVGRDLERGMGSISELLDTLLYMVVPTLVELALIVAILVAGYDLSFAAITLATLATYLAFTYRMTEWRLRWYRQMNQANTEASAGSVDSLLNYETVKYFNNEAFEARRFDQRLRELEDTAVKSLKAASLMGIGQAAIIAVGLTALLWRAAAGVADGRMSLGDLVLVNAYLLQMAAPLSYLGVIYREGKQMLANLERMFALLDEPVEVRDRPGAPPLRVAGGEVRFEDVRFRYGEREILAGIDLTIPSGRTLAVVGSTGAGKSTLARLLYRHYDPDGGRVLVDGQDLREVAVDSLRQRIGVVPQDTVLFNESLYYNIAYGRPDASREEILEAARAARIHDFIQALPQGYDTGVGERGLKLSGGEKQRIAIARTLLKRPAILIFDEATSALDAHTESEIQRELRQAAQGRTALVIAHRLSTVIDADQIVVLDAGRIVERGDHAGLLAAGGRYAALWAMQQRGAPAHDADDASAADADAPEPIPTPALTD from the coding sequence ATGAGCGACGCCGCCCCCTCCTCCGCCGCGCCGACCGCCAGCGGCTCCGCCCTGGCCGTGCTGCGGCGGCTGCTGCCGACGCTGTGGCACTACCGCGGCCGGGTCCTGCTGGGCCTGGCGCTGGTGCTGGGCACCAAGCTGGCCCTGGTGGGACTGCCGCTGCTGCTCAAGCAACTGATCGACGCGCTCGGCCAGCAGCCGACCGCGTTGACCGTGCCGGCCGCGCTGCTGATGGCCTACGGCGCGCTGCGGCTGGCCTCCTCGCTGTTGCAGGAACTGCGCACGATCGTCTTCGCGCGGGTGCTGGCGCGCAGTTCGCGCGAGGTCGGCCTGCGCGTGTTCGCGCACCTGCACGCGCTGAGCCTGCGCTTCCACCTCGACCGCCGCACCGGCGCGGTCGGCCGCGACCTGGAGCGCGGCATGGGCTCGATCTCCGAACTGCTCGACACCCTGCTCTACATGGTGGTGCCGACCTTGGTCGAGCTGGCGCTGATCGTCGCCATCCTGGTCGCCGGCTACGACTTGTCCTTCGCCGCGATCACCTTGGCCACGCTGGCGACGTATCTGGCCTTCACCTACCGCATGACCGAATGGCGGCTGCGCTGGTACCGGCAAATGAACCAGGCCAATACCGAGGCCAGCGCCGGCTCGGTGGATTCGCTGCTCAACTACGAAACCGTCAAGTACTTCAACAACGAAGCCTTCGAAGCCCGTCGCTTCGACCAGCGCCTGCGCGAGCTGGAAGACACCGCGGTCAAGAGCCTGAAGGCGGCGTCGCTGATGGGCATCGGCCAGGCGGCGATCATCGCCGTGGGCCTGACCGCGCTGCTGTGGCGCGCCGCCGCCGGCGTCGCCGACGGCCGCATGAGCCTGGGCGATCTGGTCCTGGTCAACGCCTACCTGCTGCAGATGGCCGCGCCGCTGAGCTACCTGGGCGTGATCTACCGCGAAGGCAAGCAAATGCTGGCCAACCTGGAGCGGATGTTCGCCCTGCTCGACGAACCGGTGGAGGTGCGCGACCGGCCCGGCGCCCCCCCGCTGCGCGTGGCCGGCGGCGAGGTGCGGTTCGAGGACGTGCGTTTCCGCTACGGCGAACGCGAGATCCTCGCCGGCATCGACCTGACCATCCCCAGCGGCCGCACTCTGGCGGTGGTGGGCAGCACCGGCGCCGGCAAATCGACCCTGGCGCGGCTGCTGTACCGCCACTACGACCCGGACGGCGGACGGGTGCTGGTCGACGGCCAGGATCTGCGCGAGGTGGCCGTCGATTCGCTGCGGCAGCGCATCGGCGTGGTGCCGCAGGACACCGTGCTGTTCAACGAATCGTTGTACTACAACATCGCCTACGGCCGCCCCGACGCCAGCCGCGAGGAGATCCTGGAGGCCGCGCGCGCCGCGCGCATCCACGACTTCATCCAGGCCCTGCCGCAAGGCTACGACACCGGCGTGGGCGAGCGCGGGCTGAAGCTCTCCGGCGGCGAGAAACAGCGCATCGCCATCGCCCGCACTCTGCTCAAGCGGCCGGCGATCCTGATCTTCGACGAAGCCACCTCGGCGCTGGACGCGCACACCGAGAGCGAGATCCAGCGCGAATTGCGCCAGGCCGCGCAGGGCCGCACCGCGCTGGTGATCGCCCATCGCCTGTCGACCGTGATCGATGCCGACCAGATCGTGGTGCTGGACGCCGGCCGCATCGTCGAGCGCGGCGACCACGCCGGGTTGCTCGCTGCCGGCGGCCGCTACGCGGCGCTGTGGGCGATGCAGCAGCGCGGCGCGCCCGCGCACGACGCGGACGACGCCAGCGCCGCGGACGCCGACGCTCCCGAACCGATCCCGACTCCCGCCCTCACCGACTGA
- a CDS encoding type IV pilin protein, which translates to MTSYRNRSIARLSRGFTLMELMAVVAIVAILVGIAVPTYQDSVRKSRRGQAKSDLAEAAQAMERYYTINNTYVGANLSAIYHNPPQSPKDGTAQYTISFDGAVTANRFVLQAVPSASTGQDKDKCGTMNLSNTGVKGPASLPAECWNK; encoded by the coding sequence ATGACGTCTTACCGAAACCGTTCGATCGCGCGCCTGAGCCGGGGCTTCACCCTGATGGAGCTCATGGCGGTGGTGGCGATCGTGGCCATCCTGGTCGGCATCGCCGTGCCGACCTACCAAGACAGCGTGCGCAAGAGCCGGCGCGGCCAGGCCAAGTCGGACCTAGCCGAGGCGGCACAGGCGATGGAGCGTTACTACACCATCAACAACACCTACGTCGGCGCCAACCTGAGCGCGATCTACCACAATCCCCCGCAGTCGCCGAAGGACGGCACCGCGCAGTACACGATTTCCTTCGACGGCGCGGTCACCGCAAACCGCTTCGTGCTGCAGGCGGTGCCGAGCGCTTCGACCGGGCAGGACAAGGACAAGTGCGGGACCATGAATTTGTCCAATACCGGCGTGAAGGGACCGGCCTCGCTTCCGGCGGAGTGCTGGAACAAGTAA
- a CDS encoding MvdC/MvdD family ATP grasp protein has product MTTLIVSDPWDIHARSVAWALENEGERVHVWYTHDYPQKHGVSLRTGGGTGSICLHCLRHGCDFDTADVDTVWLRRWYQPEASAQLHPADVLFAQRESTEFVRAAINLLDAQRERFWINPVQAKSLADRKAVQLHHAAAVGLDTPPTLISNDPEAIRAFYREHGGRAIYKPITAASWISDDKVWGTFTTPLTDELLRQDAALSNAPGIYQPLLDKAYELRVTVMGRTVIAARLHSQREGQYLTDWRANDFDEHMGCERYALPEAVEARCLQAMARMGLVFGCIDIVVTRDGRYVFLEVNEMGQFMWLEAINPGLQLLDCAVRFIRSRDTAFVYDWREPAYRYRDYWESRGERGEAEPDAQRHVPLPQAYQMRE; this is encoded by the coding sequence ATGACGACATTGATTGTCTCCGATCCGTGGGACATCCACGCCCGCTCGGTGGCCTGGGCGTTGGAGAACGAAGGCGAACGCGTGCACGTCTGGTACACCCACGACTATCCGCAGAAGCACGGCGTCAGCCTGCGCACCGGCGGCGGCACCGGCTCGATCTGCCTGCACTGCCTGCGCCACGGCTGCGACTTCGACACCGCCGACGTCGATACGGTGTGGTTGCGCCGCTGGTATCAACCCGAGGCCTCGGCGCAGTTGCATCCGGCCGACGTCCTGTTCGCCCAGCGCGAATCCACCGAGTTCGTGCGCGCGGCGATCAATCTGCTCGATGCGCAGCGCGAGCGCTTCTGGATCAATCCGGTGCAGGCCAAGTCGCTGGCCGACCGCAAGGCGGTGCAATTGCACCACGCCGCCGCGGTCGGGCTGGACACCCCGCCGACGCTGATCTCCAACGATCCCGAGGCGATCCGCGCCTTTTACCGCGAGCATGGCGGCCGCGCGATCTACAAGCCGATCACCGCCGCCTCCTGGATCAGCGACGACAAGGTCTGGGGCACGTTCACCACTCCGTTGACCGACGAATTGCTGCGTCAGGACGCGGCCCTGTCGAACGCGCCGGGCATCTACCAGCCGTTGCTGGACAAGGCCTACGAGCTGCGGGTGACGGTGATGGGGCGCACCGTGATCGCCGCGCGCCTGCATTCCCAGCGCGAGGGCCAGTACCTCACCGACTGGCGCGCCAACGACTTCGACGAGCACATGGGCTGCGAGCGCTACGCGCTGCCTGAAGCGGTCGAAGCGCGCTGCCTGCAGGCGATGGCGCGGATGGGGCTGGTGTTCGGCTGCATCGACATCGTGGTCACCCGCGACGGCCGTTACGTCTTTCTCGAAGTCAACGAGATGGGACAGTTCATGTGGCTGGAGGCGATCAACCCCGGCCTGCAGCTGCTGGATTGCGCGGTCCGGTTCATCCGCAGCCGCGACACGGCCTTCGTCTACGACTGGCGCGAGCCGGCTTACCGCTATCGCGACTACTGGGAATCGCGCGGCGAACGTGGCGAGGCCGAGCCGGACGCGCAGCGCCACGTGCCCCTGCCGCAGGCCTACCAGATGCGCGAATGA
- the infC gene encoding translation initiation factor IF-3 produces the protein MSTPEKPNRKNQEIRVPRVRVIGSDGEMIGVLTRDEALRMAEEEDLDLVEIQPNADPPVCKIMDFGKFRFEQQKKANEAKKKQKQVEIKELKFRPVTDEGDYQIKLRNMRRFLEEGDKVKVNIRFRGREMSHQELGREMAARIEADLGEDIVVESRPRLEGRQMVMMIAPKKKQ, from the coding sequence ATCAGTACCCCCGAGAAGCCGAATCGAAAGAACCAGGAAATCCGCGTACCGCGCGTGCGCGTGATCGGCAGCGATGGCGAGATGATCGGCGTGCTCACGCGCGACGAAGCCCTGCGCATGGCCGAAGAGGAAGACCTGGATCTGGTCGAAATCCAGCCGAATGCCGATCCGCCGGTCTGCAAGATCATGGATTTCGGCAAATTCCGCTTCGAGCAGCAGAAAAAGGCCAACGAGGCCAAGAAGAAGCAGAAGCAGGTCGAGATCAAGGAGCTCAAGTTCCGTCCCGTCACCGACGAGGGCGACTACCAGATCAAGCTGCGCAACATGCGCCGCTTCCTGGAAGAGGGCGACAAGGTCAAGGTCAACATCCGTTTCCGCGGCCGCGAAATGAGCCACCAGGAGCTCGGTCGCGAGATGGCGGCGCGGATCGAGGCCGACCTGGGCGAGGACATCGTGGTCGAATCGCGTCCGCGCCTGGAAGGGCGGCAGATGGTCATGATGATCGCCCCGAAGAAGAAGCAGTAA
- the uvrB gene encoding excinuclease ABC subunit UvrB encodes MDDTAQSPGFQLVAPYSPAGDQPQAIERLVQGFENGLAHQTLLGVTGSGKTYTIANVVQQVQKPTIVMAPNKTLAAQLYGEFKAFFPHNAVEYFVSYYDYYQPEAYVPSSDTFIEKDSSVNEHIEQMRLSATKALLERRDAIIVCTVSAIYGLGDPNEYFRMVLHMVRGERIDQRELIRRLTEMQYTRNDTELRRATYRVRGEVIDVHPAESDAEALRIELFDGEIEQLTLFDPLTGETLNKVPRYTIYPGSHYVTTRRTVLDAIDTIKEELRERLEQLYAQNKLVEAQRLAQRTQFDLEMLAEVGYCNGIENYSRHLTGHMPGEPPPCLFDYLPPDALLVVDESHVTVPQIGAMFKGDRSRKETLVEFGFRLPSALDNRPLRFEEWEGRSPRSIFVSATPGAYELRHSEGQITELVVRPTGLIDPQVEIRPVATQVDDVLGEIRERVAMGDRVLITTLTKRMAENLTEYLGEHGVKVRYLHSDVDTVERVEIIRDLRLGKFDVLVGINLLREGLDMPEVSLVAILDADKEGFLRSTGSLIQTIGRAARNLRGKAILYADRITNSMQKAIEETDRRRSKQVEYNQVHGITPKSVAKAVVDIMEGARVDPEALKARGKGRKLAEEAADYAALSPAQFAARIKQLEQQMYQHARDLEFEQAAAVRDELRKLKDAGFAA; translated from the coding sequence ATGGACGACACCGCCCAGTCCCCCGGCTTCCAGCTGGTCGCGCCGTATTCGCCGGCCGGCGACCAGCCGCAGGCGATCGAGCGCCTGGTCCAGGGCTTCGAGAACGGCCTGGCCCACCAGACCCTGCTGGGGGTGACCGGCTCGGGCAAGACCTACACCATCGCCAACGTGGTCCAGCAGGTGCAGAAGCCGACCATCGTGATGGCGCCGAACAAGACCCTGGCGGCGCAGTTGTACGGCGAGTTCAAGGCCTTCTTCCCGCACAACGCGGTCGAGTACTTCGTCAGCTACTACGACTACTACCAGCCCGAGGCCTACGTGCCGTCGAGCGACACCTTCATCGAGAAGGACAGCTCGGTCAACGAGCACATCGAGCAGATGCGCCTGTCGGCGACCAAGGCCCTGCTGGAGCGGCGCGACGCGATCATCGTCTGCACGGTCTCGGCGATCTACGGCCTGGGCGACCCGAACGAGTACTTCCGCATGGTCCTGCACATGGTGCGCGGCGAGCGCATCGACCAGCGCGAGCTGATCCGCCGCCTGACCGAGATGCAGTACACCCGCAACGACACCGAGCTGCGCCGTGCCACCTACCGGGTGCGCGGCGAGGTGATCGACGTGCACCCGGCCGAAAGCGACGCCGAGGCGCTGCGGATCGAGTTGTTCGACGGCGAGATCGAGCAGCTGACCCTGTTCGACCCGCTGACCGGCGAAACCCTCAACAAGGTGCCGCGCTACACGATCTACCCGGGCTCGCACTACGTCACTACCCGCCGCACCGTGCTCGACGCCATCGACACGATCAAGGAGGAATTGCGCGAGCGCCTGGAACAGCTGTACGCGCAGAACAAGCTGGTCGAGGCCCAGCGCCTGGCCCAGCGCACCCAGTTCGACCTGGAGATGCTGGCCGAGGTCGGCTACTGCAACGGCATCGAGAACTACTCGCGCCACCTGACCGGGCACATGCCCGGCGAGCCGCCGCCGTGCCTGTTCGACTACCTGCCGCCGGACGCGTTGCTGGTGGTCGACGAATCGCATGTCACCGTGCCGCAGATCGGCGCGATGTTCAAAGGCGACCGCTCGCGCAAGGAAACCCTGGTCGAGTTCGGCTTCCGCCTGCCGTCGGCGTTGGACAACCGGCCACTGCGGTTCGAGGAGTGGGAGGGGCGTTCGCCGCGCTCGATCTTCGTTTCGGCCACGCCGGGGGCGTACGAACTGCGCCATTCGGAAGGGCAGATCACCGAGCTGGTGGTGCGTCCGACCGGCCTGATCGACCCGCAGGTCGAGATCCGTCCGGTCGCGACCCAGGTCGACGACGTGCTCGGCGAAATCCGCGAGCGCGTGGCGATGGGCGACCGCGTACTGATCACCACCCTGACCAAGCGCATGGCCGAGAACCTGACCGAGTACCTCGGCGAGCACGGGGTCAAGGTGCGTTATCTGCACTCGGACGTGGATACGGTCGAGCGGGTGGAAATCATCCGCGACCTGCGCCTGGGCAAGTTCGACGTGCTGGTCGGCATCAACCTGCTGCGCGAGGGCCTGGACATGCCCGAGGTGTCCCTGGTGGCGATCCTCGACGCCGACAAGGAGGGCTTCCTGCGTTCGACCGGCTCGCTGATCCAGACCATCGGCCGCGCCGCGCGCAACTTGCGCGGCAAGGCGATCCTGTACGCCGACCGGATCACCAACTCGATGCAGAAGGCGATCGAGGAGACCGACCGCCGCCGCAGCAAGCAGGTCGAATACAACCAGGTTCACGGCATCACCCCGAAGTCGGTGGCCAAGGCGGTGGTCGACATCATGGAAGGCGCCCGCGTCGACCCCGAAGCGCTCAAGGCCCGCGGCAAGGGGCGCAAGCTGGCCGAGGAAGCCGCCGACTACGCCGCGCTCAGTCCGGCCCAGTTCGCGGCCCGGATCAAGCAGTTGGAGCAGCAGATGTACCAACACGCGCGCGACCTGGAGTTCGAACAGGCGGCGGCGGTGCGCGACGAATTGCGCAAGCTCAAGGACGCCGGTTTCGCGGCCTGA
- the rpmI gene encoding 50S ribosomal protein L35, with protein MPKIKTNRAAAKRFRKTASGKYKCGHANKSHILTKKATKRKRNLRQTNHVRAEDAGRLDRMLPYL; from the coding sequence ATGCCCAAGATCAAGACCAATCGGGCGGCGGCCAAGCGCTTCCGGAAGACCGCTTCCGGCAAGTACAAGTGCGGCCACGCCAACAAGAGCCACATCCTCACCAAGAAGGCGACCAAGCGGAAGCGCAACCTGCGGCAGACGAACCATGTTCGCGCCGAGGACGCCGGCCGTCTGGACCGCATGCTTCCGTATTTGTGA
- the thrS gene encoding threonine--tRNA ligase — MIAITLPDGSRREFDHPVSVMEVAASIGAGLAKATVAGEVDGKLVDASDRIDHDAKLRIITPKDPEGVEIIRHSCAHLVGHAVKQLYPTAKMVIGPVIDEGFYYDIWYERPFTPDDLAAIEKRMVELIDKDYDVIKKVTPRDEVIAVFASRGEDYKLRLVEDMPDEKAMGLYYHEEYVDMCRGPHVPNTRFLKAFKLTRISGAYWRGDSKNEQLQRVYGTAWADKKQLSAYIQRIEEAEKRDHRKIGKQQDLFHLQEEAPGLVFWHPKGWSIWQVVEQYMRRVYRDSGYGEVRCPQILDVSLWQKSGHWDNYKENMFFTESEKRTYAVKPMNCPGHVQVFNQGLHSYRDLPIRYGEFGSCHRNEPSGALHGILRVRGFTQDDGHIFCLEDQIESEVTAFHRQALAVYADFGFEDIQIKIALRPESRLGDDATWDKAEAALRSALSACGVEWQELPGEGAFYGPKIEYHLKDAIGRTWQLGTMQVDFMMPGRLGAEYVDENSQRRTPVMLHRAIVGSMERFIGILIEHHAGQFPAWLAPVQAVAMNITDAQGDYVEDVRKLLANQGFRVEADLRNEKIGYKIREHTLQRVPYLLVAGDREKENGMIAVRTRGGEDLGTMTVAEFASRLKAEKAG; from the coding sequence ATGATCGCCATTACCCTTCCCGACGGCAGCCGCCGCGAATTCGACCACCCCGTTTCGGTCATGGAGGTCGCCGCCTCGATCGGCGCCGGCCTGGCCAAGGCCACCGTCGCCGGCGAAGTCGACGGCAAGCTGGTCGATGCCAGCGACCGCATCGACCACGACGCCAAGCTGCGCATCATCACCCCCAAGGACCCCGAGGGCGTCGAGATCATCCGCCATTCCTGCGCCCACCTGGTCGGCCACGCGGTCAAGCAGCTGTACCCGACCGCGAAGATGGTGATCGGCCCGGTGATCGACGAGGGCTTCTATTACGACATCTGGTACGAGCGCCCGTTCACCCCGGACGACCTGGCCGCGATCGAGAAGCGCATGGTCGAGCTGATCGACAAGGACTACGACGTGATCAAGAAGGTCACGCCGCGCGACGAGGTGATCGCGGTGTTCGCCTCGCGCGGCGAGGACTACAAGCTGCGTCTGGTGGAGGACATGCCCGACGAGAAGGCGATGGGCCTGTACTACCACGAGGAATACGTCGACATGTGCCGCGGCCCGCACGTGCCGAACACGCGTTTCCTCAAGGCCTTCAAGCTGACCCGCATCTCCGGCGCGTACTGGCGCGGCGACTCGAAGAACGAGCAGCTGCAGCGCGTCTACGGCACCGCCTGGGCCGACAAGAAGCAACTGTCCGCCTACATCCAGCGCATCGAGGAAGCCGAGAAGCGCGACCACCGCAAGATCGGCAAGCAGCAGGACCTGTTCCACCTGCAGGAAGAAGCGCCGGGCCTGGTGTTCTGGCACCCCAAGGGCTGGTCGATCTGGCAGGTGGTCGAGCAGTACATGCGCCGGGTCTACCGCGACAGCGGCTATGGCGAAGTGCGTTGCCCGCAGATCCTGGACGTGTCGCTGTGGCAGAAGTCCGGCCACTGGGACAACTACAAGGAGAACATGTTCTTCACCGAGTCGGAGAAGCGCACCTACGCGGTCAAGCCGATGAACTGCCCGGGCCATGTGCAGGTGTTCAACCAGGGCCTGCACAGCTATCGCGACCTGCCGATCCGCTACGGCGAGTTCGGCTCCTGCCATCGCAACGAGCCTTCCGGCGCGTTGCACGGCATCTTGCGCGTGCGCGGTTTCACCCAGGACGACGGCCACATCTTCTGCCTGGAAGACCAGATCGAGTCCGAGGTCACCGCCTTCCACCGCCAGGCCCTGGCGGTCTACGCCGACTTCGGCTTCGAAGACATCCAGATCAAGATCGCCCTGCGCCCCGAGTCGCGCCTGGGCGACGACGCCACCTGGGACAAGGCCGAGGCCGCGCTGCGCAGCGCCCTGTCGGCCTGCGGGGTGGAGTGGCAGGAGCTGCCGGGCGAGGGCGCCTTCTACGGCCCCAAGATCGAGTACCACCTCAAAGACGCGATCGGCCGCACCTGGCAGTTGGGCACCATGCAGGTCGACTTCATGATGCCGGGCCGGCTGGGCGCCGAGTACGTGGACGAGAACAGCCAGCGCCGCACCCCGGTCATGCTGCACCGGGCCATCGTCGGCTCGATGGAGCGCTTCATCGGCATCCTGATCGAGCACCACGCCGGCCAGTTCCCGGCCTGGCTGGCCCCGGTCCAGGCGGTGGCGATGAACATCACCGACGCCCAGGGCGATTATGTGGAGGACGTCCGGAAACTCCTTGCAAATCAAGGGTTCCGGGTTGAGGCCGATTTGCGGAACGAAAAAATCGGCTATAAGATTCGCGAGCACACGCTGCAGCGCGTGCCGTACCTGCTCGTGGCCGGCGACCGCGAGAAGGAAAATGGCATGATCGCGGTGCGGACGCGGGGTGGGGAAGACCTGGGGACGATGACCGTCGCCGAGTTCGCCTCGCGTTTGAAGGCCGAGAAGGCCGGCTAA